The segment ATACTAAACTTTCTTCTAAGAATAAAATAAGTGTATAGCGGAACTACTATAGCTAAGGCAAAGCCAAAGAGTAGTGACCAAAGTATCTCCATAGAAAAATCACTATGAGCTAACTCTTGACCTCCTTTAAAACCAATAGACAATAAAAGATATAACGAAATGAATTTTGAAGAATTTTCAGGAATGCAGAGATCACTTTTTAACTGGACTGCAATAATGCCTAAAAAGAAAAAGAGTAATGCAGGATTGGTTAAATTATCAAATAATAAATGTAAGTCCATATTATATTTAGGGATATTTTTTAACTTTAAACTCTAACTTATCTATTTAATGAGATGTGAAACAAAAACACTAAAAACAAAATACCTCCAACCTTTAATATCTCAGAAAGCATTAAATCATTATTATTAATTGACAGGTAAATAAGTACAAGAAATAATATCAAAAATATAGAGAGCTTCAGTACAAGGCTCAAGTCTTTTTTGGTAGTTTGTTTAGGTAAAAATGACTTCAGCTTAGGTGCTGTCTTTTCCATTTTTCTAACTGTAAAATTACTCATAGAATAGAAAGTTTAAATATTTCAGCAAATATCATGTGTATTATTCATTTATTTTTATTTATTTTTGTTATAGATTATATAAAATATATTTATGCGATATACATTGCACCAACTAGAAATTTTTTATAAGGTTAGTAAGCTTCAGAGTGTTACAAAAGCATCAGAAGCATTGTTTCTAACCCAACCTGCAGTGTCTATTCAGTTAAAAAATTTTCAAGACCAATTTCAAATACCATTATTTGAAGTTGTAGGTAGAAAAATTTATATCACTGAGTTTGGAAAAGAAATAACACTAGCAGCCGAAAAAATTTTAGGTGAAGTGAATGCTATAAACTACAAAGCTTTGTCGTTTCAAGGTGAATTAGCAGGAATGCTTAAAATTGCTATTGTGTCTACCGCAAAGTATGTTATGCCTTATTTTTTAACTGATTTTATCAACCGGCATAAAGGTGTAGATCTTTCTATGGACGTAACTAATAAGGCAGAAGTTGTAAGGTCTTTAGAGAATAACGAGGTCGATTTTGCTTTGGTATCTACCATACCAAAGCACCTAAAAATTAATCGCATTCAACTCATGGACAATAAACTTTACTTGATTGGAGGTAAACAATATAAAAATACTGAAAAGTACATTTCTAATACTGAATTTGAGCAACTCCCACTCATTTATAGAGAGCAAGGTTCTGCCACACGCAATAAAATGGAATATTTTATAGCTTCCAATAAAATTTCAACTTATAAGAAAATGGAATTGAAATCTAACGAAGCTCTAAAACAGGCTGTGATAGCTGGTTTAGGTTACTCCATAATGCCCTTAATTGGAATTAAAAATGAACTTAAAAATGGCGACTTACAAATTATTCCCGTTAAGAAACTCCCAATGACAACTGAATGGAATTTAATCTGGTTGAAATCAAAAAATCTATCATCAATAGCTAAAG is part of the Polaribacter sp. SA4-10 genome and harbors:
- a CDS encoding LysR substrate-binding domain-containing protein → MRYTLHQLEIFYKVSKLQSVTKASEALFLTQPAVSIQLKNFQDQFQIPLFEVVGRKIYITEFGKEITLAAEKILGEVNAINYKALSFQGELAGMLKIAIVSTAKYVMPYFLTDFINRHKGVDLSMDVTNKAEVVRSLENNEVDFALVSTIPKHLKINRIQLMDNKLYLIGGKQYKNTEKYISNTEFEQLPLIYREQGSATRNKMEYFIASNKISTYKKMELKSNEALKQAVIAGLGYSIMPLIGIKNELKNGDLQIIPVKKLPMTTEWNLIWLKSKNLSSIAKGFIDNINENKNEVMKIHFKWFDEYL